A region from the Clostridia bacterium genome encodes:
- the ylqF gene encoding ribosome biogenesis GTPase YlqF: MSRRGVLAGHMARVRGRLRQLVRAVDLVWEVVDARAPWSTRNVQLAADLRARPSWLVLAKQDLADAHRTAEWLRFFAERGVVAVPVTAAGPQPDIDALLRRVRETRASGPRLRVLIVGIPNVGKSSLINRLAGRAKAQTGARPGITRGEQWIRLEDFDLLDTPGILPPTVGRGERGAKLRVLDCLTEDQWPAEEAALWLIRFLQRERPRAMEVHYGLDDERGEPLHVLEAIGRRRGALAGGGAVDWARAAEALLGDFRRGKLGAVTLESPADVDGGRPAEGDDDPT; the protein is encoded by the coding sequence ATGAGCCGACGCGGCGTGCTTGCGGGCCACATGGCCCGCGTTCGTGGCCGGCTCCGCCAGCTTGTGCGCGCGGTCGACCTGGTCTGGGAAGTCGTCGACGCGCGCGCGCCGTGGTCGACGCGCAACGTCCAGCTCGCCGCGGATTTGCGCGCGCGGCCGAGCTGGCTCGTGCTGGCGAAGCAGGACCTGGCCGACGCCCACCGCACCGCCGAGTGGCTGCGCTTCTTCGCGGAGCGGGGCGTCGTGGCCGTGCCCGTCACGGCCGCGGGACCGCAGCCGGACATCGACGCGCTCCTGCGGCGGGTGCGGGAGACGCGGGCGAGCGGGCCGCGCCTGCGCGTGCTCATCGTGGGCATCCCGAACGTGGGAAAATCTTCGCTCATCAACCGCCTGGCCGGGCGCGCGAAGGCCCAGACGGGGGCTCGCCCCGGCATCACGCGGGGCGAGCAGTGGATTCGCCTTGAAGACTTCGACCTGCTCGACACGCCCGGCATCCTGCCCCCGACGGTCGGACGCGGGGAGCGTGGCGCCAAGCTCCGCGTGCTGGACTGCCTCACCGAGGACCAGTGGCCGGCGGAAGAGGCGGCGCTCTGGCTCATCCGGTTCCTGCAGCGGGAGCGCCCGCGCGCGATGGAGGTCCACTACGGGCTGGACGACGAACGCGGCGAGCCCCTGCACGTGCTGGAAGCCATCGGGCGGCGTCGCGGCGCGCTGGCCGGCGGGGGCGCCGTCGATTGGGCGCGCGCCGCGGAGGCGCTGCTCGGCGATTTCCGCCGCGGCAAGCTGGGCGCGGTCACCCTTGAATCCCCTGCGGATGTGGACGGCGGCCGCCCGGCGGAAGGGGACGACGACCCGACGTGA
- the rplS gene encoding 50S ribosomal protein L19, with product MDIIRTLEKEQLRTDIPDFRPGDTVRVHVKVVEGGRERIQVFEGTVLARKGRGISETFTVRRVSYGVGVERTFPVHSPRIDKIEVVRQGRVRRAKLYYLRDLSGKAARIREKRRDV from the coding sequence ATGGACATCATCCGCACATTGGAGAAGGAGCAGCTGCGCACGGACATCCCCGACTTCCGCCCGGGCGACACCGTCCGCGTGCACGTGAAGGTCGTCGAGGGCGGGCGCGAACGGATCCAGGTGTTCGAGGGCACGGTGCTGGCGCGCAAGGGGCGCGGCATCTCGGAGACGTTCACGGTGCGCCGCGTCAGCTATGGCGTCGGCGTGGAGCGGACGTTCCCCGTCCACTCGCCGCGCATCGACAAGATCGAGGTCGTGCGGCAGGGACGCGTGCGCCGCGCGAAGCTGTACTACCTTCGCGACCTGAGCGGCAAGGCGGCGCGCATCCGCGAAAAGCGCCGGGACGTCTGA
- the lepB gene encoding signal peptidase I, with product MPGVGRFVWETLQTVLIALVLAIVIRHYAVESFVVEGPSMQPTLHSGERLLVNKVIYHLRPPRPGEIVVFKPPKPTDKDYIKRVIAVGGDVVQLRDGWVYVNGKRLSEPYVAFRSSGTTPPFQVPQGTIWVLGDNRPDSEDSRAFGEVPLANVKGEAVLVWWPLSDAQVLH from the coding sequence GTGCCCGGCGTGGGCCGCTTCGTGTGGGAAACGTTGCAAACGGTCCTCATCGCGCTGGTGCTCGCCATCGTCATCCGGCACTACGCGGTGGAGTCGTTCGTCGTGGAAGGGCCGTCGATGCAGCCCACGCTGCACTCGGGCGAGCGCCTGCTCGTGAACAAGGTCATCTATCACCTGCGCCCGCCACGGCCGGGTGAGATCGTCGTCTTCAAGCCGCCCAAGCCCACGGACAAGGACTACATCAAGCGCGTCATCGCCGTCGGCGGCGACGTCGTCCAGCTGCGCGACGGTTGGGTCTACGTCAACGGCAAGAGGCTTTCGGAACCGTACGTGGCCTTCCGCTCCAGCGGCACCACGCCGCCGTTCCAGGTGCCCCAGGGCACCATCTGGGTGCTGGGCGACAACCGCCCGGACAGCGAGGACAGTCGCGCCTTCGGCGAGGTGCCCCTCGCGAACGTCAAGGGCGAGGCCGTGCTCGTCTGGTGGCCTCTTTCGGACGCGCAGGTCCTGCACTGA